The following are from one region of the Pseudomonas putida genome:
- a CDS encoding MFS transporter yields MVVTGRLVTLMALCCALAVSTIYYHQPLLPQMAASFGLAPTQAGLVATLTQLGYALGLLFIVPLADCRQPRQLALLAIAGNAVALLLCAVAPTFTMLCVSSLLVGVTAITAQLIIPCLSGLATAAERGRIVGSLLSGLSAGLLLARMLGGIAGAHVGWRVVFVLASLSDVLLLLIVAKRLPATTSLQTISYGRLLGSLGSLVRQEGVLRYCAASGLLMFAAFSALWASLAALLAQPPYGLDSATIGLLGLVALLGIVASPHIGALTDRLGARTMVLAGAMTLVLGFTCIAASGQHLGWLILGMVLLDIGNRAGLVANQARVFTLRTEARSRLNTVFMGSYFLGGAIGAALGNYGVHRAGWIGLAAVGILLSFAATAISVLAPRESSSTMSEVRP; encoded by the coding sequence TGGCCTGGCGCCGACACAGGCCGGCCTGGTCGCCACGCTGACGCAGCTTGGCTATGCGCTAGGGCTGCTGTTCATCGTGCCGCTCGCCGATTGTCGACAGCCACGCCAACTCGCGCTGCTGGCCATCGCGGGGAATGCCGTTGCCTTGCTTCTTTGCGCGGTAGCGCCGACTTTCACGATGCTGTGCGTGAGCAGCCTTCTGGTCGGGGTGACGGCGATCACTGCGCAGCTCATCATTCCCTGTCTGTCAGGGTTGGCCACTGCGGCTGAGCGAGGTCGTATCGTCGGCAGCCTGCTCAGCGGCCTCTCGGCAGGTCTTTTACTGGCGCGCATGCTCGGGGGAATCGCCGGCGCACATGTGGGGTGGAGAGTCGTCTTTGTGCTGGCCTCGCTCAGCGACGTCCTGCTGCTGCTCATCGTTGCCAAGCGCCTGCCCGCCACCACGAGTCTGCAGACGATCAGCTACGGGCGGCTCCTGGGCTCGCTAGGCAGCCTGGTCAGGCAGGAAGGCGTGCTGCGTTACTGCGCGGCGAGCGGCTTGCTGATGTTCGCCGCATTCAGTGCACTGTGGGCCTCGCTTGCCGCGCTGTTGGCACAACCCCCCTACGGACTAGACTCCGCCACCATTGGTCTGCTTGGCCTGGTCGCGCTGTTGGGCATCGTCGCGTCCCCCCATATTGGCGCGCTGACCGATCGCCTAGGCGCACGCACCATGGTCCTCGCCGGCGCAATGACCCTCGTTCTGGGTTTCACCTGCATTGCAGCGAGCGGGCAACATCTCGGCTGGCTGATCCTCGGCATGGTGCTGCTCGACATAGGCAATCGTGCCGGGCTGGTTGCCAACCAGGCGCGCGTATTCACCCTGAGGACCGAGGCCAGAAGCCGGCTCAATACGGTATTCATGGGGTCGTATTTTTTGGGGGGAGCGATCGGCGCCGCATTGGGGAATTACGGCGTGCACCGGGCAGGCTGGATCGGCCTGGCTGCTGTTGGCATCCTACTGTCTTTTGCAGCTACGGCGATCAGTGTGCTTGCACCCCGTGAGTCGAGCTCGACGATGAGCGAGGTTCGCCCTTGA
- a CDS encoding LysR family transcriptional regulator, translated as MKRHFDDLQLGSIELFCLSAEAGSFTAAAQLAGVTPAAVSRSILRLEKRLGSRLFARTTRSIRLTDAGKDFFEQCSQALTQLVEAQQAVMGAQATPSGRLRISLPTTYGHHRILPLLPKFRDLYPEVTVDIHLGNRNIDFVAEGYDLAIRVRAQPDSTMIARLLEDAKLVVVASPAYLEKAGTPQTLQDLEQHECIQFELPSSGRRISWLFQEDGREREVFTAGSYSCSDDVLGGVTLAKNAAGLFQTYKFIVEQELADGRLVEVLKPFGGRSRPYTLLYPHGRHVPQRVRAFVDFLLQYREEWASL; from the coding sequence ATGAAGCGGCACTTTGACGATCTGCAGTTGGGAAGCATTGAGCTGTTTTGCCTGTCGGCGGAAGCGGGCAGCTTTACTGCCGCAGCTCAGCTCGCTGGCGTTACCCCGGCCGCAGTGAGCAGGTCGATCCTTCGTTTGGAAAAAAGGCTGGGCTCTCGGCTGTTCGCAAGGACAACCCGAAGCATTCGATTGACCGATGCGGGAAAGGATTTCTTCGAGCAATGCAGCCAGGCACTCACGCAACTGGTGGAGGCCCAGCAGGCCGTTATGGGCGCTCAAGCAACGCCTTCAGGCCGTCTTCGTATCAGCCTGCCCACGACTTATGGGCACCACCGCATCCTGCCGTTGCTGCCAAAATTTCGGGACCTGTATCCTGAAGTAACGGTTGATATCCACCTTGGTAATCGAAATATCGACTTCGTTGCAGAAGGGTACGATCTGGCGATTCGTGTACGAGCTCAGCCTGACTCCACGATGATTGCGAGGTTGCTGGAGGATGCCAAGCTGGTTGTCGTTGCGTCCCCGGCCTACCTGGAGAAAGCCGGGACACCGCAGACCTTGCAGGACTTGGAGCAGCATGAATGCATTCAGTTTGAGCTTCCGAGTAGCGGTAGGCGTATCTCGTGGCTGTTCCAAGAGGACGGTCGAGAGCGTGAGGTATTCACCGCTGGAAGCTATTCGTGTTCCGACGATGTGTTGGGCGGAGTGACACTCGCCAAGAACGCTGCCGGTTTATTTCAAACCTACAAATTCATCGTGGAACAAGAGCTGGCGGACGGACGACTCGTTGAAGTCTTGAAACCGTTTGGCGGGCGATCGAGGCCGTACACCTTGCTATACCCTCACGGTCGTCATGTCCCGCAGAGGGTGCGCGCTTTTGTGGATTTCCTGCTCCAGTATCGTGAAGAGTGGGCATCGCTCTAG
- a CDS encoding TetR family transcriptional regulator C-terminal domain-containing protein — protein MKAPRRGRPPKNSRSDPDTRRALIRCGVELLTEQGFNTTGIEQVLKRVSVPKGSFYHYFDSKDAFGREVLAEYGKFFERRLRRILLNPHREPLERIQDLLHESLIGMEKYNWRRGCLVGNLGQEVTLLPDDFRGQIENIFRVWEALLSQCLREAQANQSIAHSVECEQLAAFFWIGWEGAIMRARLCENGHPLLIFVKVFLAGIAR, from the coding sequence ATGAAAGCCCCCAGGCGTGGGCGCCCTCCAAAAAACTCGCGTAGCGATCCCGATACTCGGCGTGCATTGATCCGCTGCGGTGTGGAGCTGCTGACCGAGCAAGGATTCAACACTACCGGTATTGAACAGGTTCTCAAACGGGTCTCCGTACCGAAAGGCTCCTTCTACCACTATTTCGACAGCAAGGATGCCTTCGGGCGTGAGGTCCTCGCTGAATACGGAAAGTTCTTTGAGCGCCGCCTGCGCCGGATCCTGCTCAACCCCCATCGGGAGCCGTTGGAGCGTATCCAGGATCTGCTGCACGAGTCGCTCATTGGCATGGAAAAGTACAACTGGCGTCGCGGCTGCCTGGTAGGCAATCTCGGCCAGGAAGTGACTTTGTTGCCCGATGATTTTCGCGGTCAGATAGAGAATATATTTCGAGTCTGGGAGGCGTTGCTCAGCCAATGCCTCCGGGAAGCGCAGGCCAACCAATCGATAGCCCACTCTGTTGAATGTGAACAACTGGCGGCTTTCTTCTGGATTGGCTGGGAGGGCGCAATCATGCGCGCACGTCTCTGCGAAAATGGTCACCCACTGTTGATCTTCGTAAAAGTATTTCTCGCCGGCATTGCCCGGTGA
- a CDS encoding MDR family oxidoreductase, producing the protein MFNAVVVENQEGAKQAHYRELSDDQLPAGSVTVAVSHSTLNYKDALCITSRSPIARHFPMIPGIDFVGVVERSDDSRYREGDSVLLNGWGVGESHWGGLSQKARVSADWLIPLPQGMTPHNAMAIGTAGYTSMLSLIALERAGLRPDAGPVLVTGANGGVGSIAVALLAARGYEVIASTGRLDEADHLVRLGATEVIDRNTLSSPGKPLGKERWTAAIDSIGSHTLANVCAQTKADGWVAACGLAQGMDFPATVAPFILRGVSLLGINSVTRPYAERVEAWARLNAELDLSILEQLTSEVPLSEVIPVADDLLAGRIRGRLVVDTSV; encoded by the coding sequence ATGTTCAATGCAGTCGTTGTGGAGAACCAGGAAGGCGCTAAGCAGGCCCATTACCGCGAGCTATCAGATGACCAATTGCCAGCTGGCAGTGTCACCGTTGCGGTGTCTCACAGTACGCTGAACTACAAAGATGCTCTTTGCATCACAAGCCGGAGCCCGATCGCCCGACATTTTCCTATGATTCCGGGGATTGATTTTGTAGGGGTGGTGGAGCGCAGCGACGACAGCCGCTATCGCGAAGGCGACTCTGTATTACTTAACGGCTGGGGTGTTGGGGAAAGTCATTGGGGCGGCCTATCCCAGAAGGCCCGAGTGAGCGCGGATTGGCTGATTCCACTTCCGCAGGGGATGACACCCCATAACGCCATGGCGATAGGCACCGCGGGTTACACATCCATGCTTAGTCTGATCGCCCTGGAGCGCGCCGGGCTAAGGCCTGATGCAGGACCTGTTTTGGTAACCGGGGCGAATGGTGGCGTCGGCAGCATTGCCGTAGCGCTGCTGGCTGCCCGAGGGTATGAGGTCATCGCCTCGACCGGCCGGTTAGATGAGGCAGACCACTTGGTCCGGCTGGGCGCGACGGAAGTGATTGATCGAAATACGTTATCTTCACCGGGTAAGCCATTGGGCAAAGAGCGCTGGACAGCGGCGATTGACTCGATAGGAAGTCATACCCTTGCGAACGTATGTGCTCAGACCAAAGCCGACGGCTGGGTTGCCGCTTGTGGCCTGGCACAGGGCATGGATTTCCCGGCTACAGTAGCGCCCTTCATTTTGCGGGGGGTGAGCCTCTTGGGGATCAACAGCGTCACACGTCCATATGCCGAACGAGTCGAGGCATGGGCTCGGCTGAACGCGGAGCTGGATCTGTCGATTCTGGAGCAGTTAACAAGCGAAGTACCGCTTTCAGAAGTAATCCCTGTTGCAGATGACCTATTGGCCGGAAGGATTCGCGGGCGCCTCGTTGTTGATACCAGCGTTTAA
- a CDS encoding SDR family NAD(P)-dependent oxidoreductase codes for MSNSQKVIIVTGASQGIGAGVVEGFRALGHKVVATSRSIQPSTDPDILTVAGDIADPATAERVVREAVARFGRIDTLVNNAGIFVAKPFTSYTKEDYAQVVATNMSGFFYISQLAIAEMEKNGSGHVVSVTTSLVDHAIDGVPSVMASLTKGGINAATKSIAIEYAKRGIRANAVSPGIIKTPMHGAETHDALGKLHPVGHMGEINDIVQAILYLDSASFVTGEILHVDGGQSAGH; via the coding sequence ATGAGCAATTCTCAAAAAGTCATCATCGTAACTGGCGCATCTCAAGGCATTGGTGCAGGTGTAGTGGAAGGGTTCCGGGCCCTCGGCCACAAAGTGGTAGCGACCTCGCGCTCCATTCAACCATCGACCGATCCAGATATCCTGACTGTTGCCGGTGATATTGCGGATCCGGCCACAGCGGAACGAGTTGTGCGCGAAGCCGTGGCCCGCTTCGGGCGCATTGATACGCTCGTCAACAACGCCGGGATTTTCGTCGCCAAACCATTCACCAGCTACACCAAAGAAGACTATGCGCAGGTCGTTGCGACCAATATGAGCGGCTTCTTCTATATCTCCCAGCTCGCCATCGCGGAAATGGAGAAGAATGGTAGCGGGCATGTGGTCAGCGTCACCACCAGCCTGGTTGACCACGCAATCGACGGCGTTCCGTCGGTAATGGCATCCCTCACCAAAGGTGGCATCAACGCTGCCACCAAATCGATCGCAATTGAGTATGCCAAACGAGGCATCCGCGCTAACGCCGTATCGCCTGGCATCATCAAGACCCCAATGCATGGCGCCGAAACTCACGATGCCCTGGGCAAGCTGCACCCCGTCGGTCACATGGGCGAGATCAACGACATCGTTCAAGCGATTCTCTACTTGGACAGCGCTTCGTTCGTCACCGGCGAGATCCTGCACGTCGACGGCGGTCAGAGCGCAGGTCATTGA
- a CDS encoding DsbA family oxidoreductase has translation MKHTVTIDFVSDVVCPWCALGSTALDQAIANVADEIDVKLTFKPFELNPDMPAEGEDAIQHMIRKYGRTAEQVAARNQMIVERGRELGFEFNLQRRTHFFNTHDAHRLLFWAANEGLQSELHRALIEAYFVNGQNPSSHQTLVALAQKVGLNAQQAQVVLESGQFTDEVRALENFYLDRGINSVPAMVLNNRQVVAGSQSVEYYEQVLRQAAQAASSN, from the coding sequence ATGAAGCACACAGTAACAATCGACTTCGTTTCTGATGTCGTCTGCCCTTGGTGTGCGCTGGGCTCGACTGCCTTGGACCAAGCCATCGCCAACGTAGCCGACGAAATCGACGTCAAGTTGACGTTTAAACCGTTTGAGCTCAATCCCGATATGCCTGCCGAAGGTGAGGACGCCATCCAGCACATGATTCGCAAGTACGGAAGAACTGCGGAGCAGGTGGCGGCACGTAATCAGATGATTGTTGAAAGAGGACGGGAGCTCGGCTTTGAGTTCAATCTCCAAAGGCGAACTCACTTTTTCAATACCCATGATGCACATCGCCTGCTGTTCTGGGCAGCGAATGAAGGGCTCCAAAGCGAGCTTCACCGAGCGCTGATTGAGGCTTACTTCGTGAACGGGCAAAACCCTAGCAGTCACCAGACGTTGGTGGCGTTGGCTCAGAAAGTCGGTTTGAACGCCCAGCAAGCGCAGGTAGTACTTGAAAGCGGGCAATTCACCGATGAAGTCCGAGCGCTCGAAAATTTCTACTTGGACCGCGGCATCAACTCTGTACCCGCAATGGTACTGAACAATCGGCAAGTCGTCGCAGGCTCACAGTCTGTTGAGTATTACGAGCAAGTGTTAAGGCAGGCGGCACAAGCCGCTTCGTCTAACTGA
- a CDS encoding 4-oxalocrotonate tautomerase family protein — MPFISVRITRDGVTREQKAQVIKEITETMERVLHKDPKLTHIVIEEVDTDNWGYSGITTTEYRKQLSESKP; from the coding sequence ATGCCATTCATCAGCGTCCGCATCACTCGTGATGGTGTTACCCGAGAGCAAAAGGCCCAGGTAATAAAAGAAATCACTGAAACTATGGAGCGCGTGCTTCATAAAGATCCTAAGTTGACCCACATCGTGATCGAAGAAGTCGACACTGATAACTGGGGCTACTCCGGTATTACGACTACCGAGTACAGAAAGCAATTGTCGGAGTCAAAGCCATGA
- a CDS encoding c-type cytochrome, producing MISKRNRASVVGAALCLVALQSVAASPACSPDQDEGGHKLFQAKCSACHTVEKGAAHMMGPNLSGLFGRKAGSVEGFNFSAAMKNKGVTWDSESFEAFIAKPQAFVSGTYMPFAGLKSEEERKSLDCYIAKQH from the coding sequence ATGATCTCCAAAAGAAACCGCGCCAGCGTTGTCGGCGCAGCCCTCTGCCTCGTGGCTTTGCAATCTGTGGCAGCATCTCCAGCGTGCTCGCCCGACCAGGATGAAGGCGGCCACAAACTGTTTCAAGCCAAATGCTCGGCGTGCCATACAGTCGAGAAAGGTGCCGCACACATGATGGGACCGAACCTGTCTGGTCTGTTCGGACGCAAGGCCGGCTCAGTAGAGGGATTCAACTTCTCAGCGGCGATGAAGAACAAAGGAGTCACATGGGATTCGGAGTCATTCGAAGCCTTCATCGCTAAGCCGCAGGCATTCGTTAGTGGCACCTACATGCCGTTTGCAGGGTTGAAATCTGAGGAAGAACGAAAAAGCCTGGACTGCTACATCGCTAAGCAGCACTAG
- a CDS encoding FAD-dependent oxidoreductase: MNSSDDPVNNIHRRSLIKGAGSLVAAGAFASAVGVSAKAFAAKPSRPANDYDVIVIGGGFAGVTAARDLAETGQRVLIVEARNRLGGRTFTSHLDDEQIELGGTWIHWGQPHVWAEMNRYGLTLKESPGATPETASWIVDGKLKNGTALESFEILGKAWQKYIDVDGQMGRTVFPRPYDPLFTDAWKKYDAVSLTDRVKQANLTPEERDVLNSLLTICCHNDPAQGSFLDMLKWNANAYYDVGVMWDMCARYKIKEGTHALIQAMVDESKPDVLLASPVQGVKQDGKGAEVTTVDGKVFKAKAVVVALPLNVLTDVSFSPALSPVKLESSTQQHTGKGAKFYVRIKQKVGKWSGSAPFPNPIVSAWTEEEREDGTTIVCFGPPDVIDITDDEAVSKAIRTLIPDAEVVAATGYQWELDPFSKGTWCFYHPNQFGKSFRELTRAESRLFFASADSANGWRGFIDGAIESGVRAAREVKVFLK, encoded by the coding sequence ATGAACAGTAGTGATGATCCCGTGAACAACATCCATCGCCGTAGCCTGATCAAAGGTGCGGGCAGTCTTGTGGCTGCGGGCGCTTTCGCCAGCGCCGTCGGCGTCTCGGCCAAAGCTTTCGCCGCCAAACCGTCACGACCGGCCAACGACTACGACGTAATCGTGATCGGTGGAGGTTTCGCTGGTGTGACAGCTGCGAGAGATCTCGCAGAAACCGGCCAACGCGTCCTAATCGTCGAGGCTCGCAATCGTCTCGGTGGCCGTACCTTCACCTCGCATCTGGATGATGAGCAGATCGAACTGGGCGGCACCTGGATTCACTGGGGCCAACCCCACGTCTGGGCAGAAATGAACCGCTACGGATTGACTCTCAAAGAATCCCCAGGCGCCACCCCCGAAACCGCCAGCTGGATCGTCGATGGGAAACTGAAAAACGGCACAGCCCTGGAAAGCTTCGAGATCCTCGGCAAAGCCTGGCAAAAGTACATCGATGTGGATGGGCAGATGGGCCGGACAGTGTTCCCGCGCCCATATGATCCGCTGTTCACCGACGCATGGAAGAAGTACGACGCGGTGTCACTGACAGATCGTGTCAAACAGGCCAATCTGACGCCCGAAGAGCGTGATGTCCTGAACTCCCTGCTGACAATCTGCTGCCACAACGACCCCGCCCAGGGCAGCTTCCTCGACATGCTGAAGTGGAACGCCAACGCTTACTATGACGTGGGCGTTATGTGGGACATGTGCGCCCGCTACAAGATCAAGGAAGGCACGCATGCTCTGATTCAAGCCATGGTTGATGAATCCAAGCCTGATGTGCTCCTCGCCTCTCCGGTACAGGGAGTGAAGCAGGACGGGAAAGGGGCTGAAGTCACGACAGTGGATGGCAAGGTATTCAAGGCGAAAGCGGTCGTCGTGGCCCTACCGTTGAACGTTCTGACTGATGTGTCCTTCTCTCCTGCACTGTCTCCAGTGAAGCTGGAGTCCTCCACTCAGCAACACACCGGCAAAGGTGCGAAATTCTACGTCAGGATCAAACAGAAAGTCGGCAAATGGTCGGGCTCGGCGCCGTTCCCAAACCCTATTGTTTCTGCCTGGACGGAGGAGGAGCGTGAGGACGGCACGACCATCGTCTGCTTTGGTCCGCCTGATGTGATCGACATCACTGACGACGAAGCCGTGAGCAAGGCGATCCGCACGCTGATCCCAGATGCCGAAGTGGTGGCCGCAACGGGTTATCAGTGGGAGCTTGACCCCTTCTCGAAGGGCACCTGGTGCTTCTACCACCCTAATCAGTTCGGTAAGTCCTTCAGGGAGCTGACCAGAGCCGAAAGCCGACTGTTCTTCGCCAGTGCGGACAGTGCGAACGGCTGGCGTGGCTTTATCGATGGCGCAATTGAATCCGGTGTTCGTGCTGCACGTGAAGTGAAGGTGTTTTTGAAATGA
- the feaR gene encoding transcriptional regulator FeaR, with translation MTIPSSSSEHFDSWLEAVSSACGRYDATRLSEESQGSISMSRRAALEVATIDVAQTRLKRTERDVRVDDGKFYFLVAQLEGQSQMEQGSNRNVLLPGDLMLLDSCRPSDFQYGTSSRQLSLIIPREFFNVHAFRGSINCGVKIPASSNTATMARMLVSEAIGHSSLGVQDSEAVLAAVVCLLGPLIGSRSEAISTQEKAFKRAMAFIEQNLHLPELSPVLVAKEVGISLRGLYRCFAEHDIVVAKHIRDRRLDICAELIRRNDASPIADLAHTWGFNEPSYFSTAFRQRFQMSPSEYRKRYSGT, from the coding sequence ATGACCATTCCCTCTTCATCGAGCGAGCATTTTGATTCTTGGCTTGAAGCCGTTTCCTCCGCATGCGGCAGGTACGACGCCACCCGTCTTAGTGAGGAGTCTCAAGGATCGATCTCCATGAGTCGTCGTGCGGCCCTTGAAGTGGCCACCATCGATGTGGCTCAGACACGGCTGAAGCGAACCGAGCGAGATGTGAGGGTTGATGATGGGAAGTTTTATTTCTTGGTCGCTCAGCTCGAAGGGCAATCTCAAATGGAGCAGGGCAGCAACAGAAACGTGCTGCTTCCCGGCGACCTTATGCTCCTTGACTCGTGCCGCCCCTCCGACTTCCAGTACGGCACATCGTCTCGCCAGCTGTCGTTGATCATTCCCAGGGAGTTTTTCAACGTCCATGCTTTTCGAGGTTCGATCAATTGCGGCGTGAAGATCCCTGCCAGCTCCAATACAGCGACGATGGCACGCATGTTGGTCAGCGAGGCCATCGGTCATTCGAGCCTAGGCGTGCAGGATAGCGAAGCTGTCCTGGCTGCCGTCGTGTGCTTGCTAGGGCCGCTGATCGGATCAAGATCAGAGGCCATAAGCACACAAGAAAAGGCCTTCAAGCGAGCCATGGCCTTCATCGAGCAGAATTTGCATCTTCCTGAACTTAGCCCTGTGTTGGTCGCGAAGGAGGTTGGGATCTCGCTGAGAGGTCTCTATCGGTGCTTTGCCGAGCATGACATTGTCGTAGCAAAACACATCCGTGACAGGCGTCTGGATATCTGCGCCGAGCTGATTCGGCGTAACGATGCCTCACCGATAGCGGACCTTGCACACACCTGGGGCTTCAATGAACCCAGCTATTTCTCCACAGCTTTCCGCCAGCGGTTCCAGATGTCTCCATCCGAGTATCGCAAGCGCTATTCCGGGACTTGA
- a CDS encoding alginate export family protein — MSPKFRKVVFSILLNTTLVSGASALDEIKISGISITPKLELGAGFVYNSNQAFGSDTSYFGLPIDRDGSRFEYFARPGLEFNGPLGGLGSLYGGVSSVASATRGDSDGAGFTRDDPESSDIDEAYVGWKSGSVFSSLGEDAIKLSVGRQAFMIGNGFLIGEGHVDQGHDAGYWLGPYKAFDSTVLGQLDAGKLHVDLFDLQARMDLDVADLKEKVRVRGGNVEWRDEVYGTLGATAFHVLDADNPVRDGMNVYDVRASGSPIAALPQVALAAEYAWQQGGEADKKSQAWYLQGSYTFQNAPWTPVLTYRHAEFSDDYDSLLYGYGGDWGTWFHGEIVGESMLFNVNQKVDMLKLTAYPTETLMIGAILYDFSYYKTPEGVDSDEFAKELNLHVDWMATPKLTVGALVGVARPGDGAKQTFGADNTSHLFETYINYKF, encoded by the coding sequence ATGTCCCCGAAATTTAGAAAAGTCGTATTTTCGATTCTTCTCAACACCACCCTCGTCTCCGGCGCAAGCGCGTTGGATGAAATAAAAATATCGGGAATCAGCATAACGCCGAAATTAGAGCTAGGTGCAGGATTTGTTTATAACTCCAATCAGGCTTTCGGGTCAGACACCAGTTACTTCGGTTTGCCCATTGACCGCGATGGCAGCAGATTCGAGTATTTCGCTCGACCGGGCTTAGAATTTAACGGCCCATTAGGTGGGCTCGGTTCACTCTATGGAGGCGTTAGCTCAGTAGCCAGCGCCACTCGGGGCGACTCCGACGGTGCGGGGTTCACACGTGATGATCCTGAGTCCTCAGACATCGACGAAGCCTATGTGGGTTGGAAGAGCGGATCGGTGTTCTCATCGCTTGGGGAGGATGCCATCAAGCTCAGCGTCGGTCGTCAGGCATTCATGATCGGTAACGGATTTCTTATTGGCGAAGGCCATGTGGACCAGGGCCATGATGCAGGCTACTGGCTCGGCCCATACAAGGCATTCGATAGCACCGTCCTGGGACAGCTCGATGCCGGGAAACTGCACGTTGATCTCTTTGACCTGCAAGCCAGGATGGATCTGGACGTAGCCGATCTCAAGGAAAAGGTGCGCGTTCGAGGCGGAAACGTGGAATGGCGTGATGAGGTCTATGGCACGCTAGGAGCTACCGCGTTTCATGTGCTCGATGCGGACAACCCAGTGCGCGATGGTATGAACGTTTACGACGTTCGAGCGTCGGGTAGCCCGATAGCGGCATTACCCCAGGTGGCACTCGCTGCGGAATACGCATGGCAGCAAGGCGGGGAAGCCGACAAGAAAAGCCAGGCATGGTATCTGCAAGGTAGCTACACCTTTCAGAATGCACCATGGACACCTGTCCTGACCTACCGCCATGCCGAATTCTCGGATGATTACGACTCGCTTTTGTATGGCTACGGTGGCGACTGGGGCACCTGGTTCCACGGGGAGATCGTTGGCGAATCGATGCTGTTCAATGTGAATCAGAAGGTCGATATGCTCAAGCTGACTGCATACCCGACTGAGACTTTGATGATTGGCGCGATTCTGTATGACTTCAGCTACTACAAGACGCCAGAAGGGGTAGATAGTGACGAGTTCGCGAAAGAGTTGAACCTGCATGTGGACTGGATGGCCACACCCAAGCTCACGGTGGGCGCGCTGGTGGGGGTAGCGCGTCCGGGCGATGGAGCGAAGCAAACTTTCGGCGCTGATAACACGTCGCACCTATTTGAGACCTACATCAACTACAAATTCTGA